Below is a window of Acidobacteriota bacterium DNA.
CGTACCGTGTGTAGAGAGCGGTCGCCTCGATGCCCATCGGGCTGTCGAGATAGATCGGAATCTGCGGGATATCGCCGTCGACCATGAGCTCATGCAGCAGGTACAGGATCTCCTGGGTGCGGTCGATGGCGAAAGCCGGGATGATGATCACACCTCCGCGGTCGATTCCGGCGCGCACCTCGTCGCCGAGCACCACGCGGGGCTCCTCGTCCCCGTGAAACCGGTCCCCGTAGGTCGTCTCGACGAAGAGCACATCGGAGCCCGGGTAAGGTTGCGGCTCGTGCAGGATCGGGATGCCGTAACGCCCGACATCACCCGAGAAATAGATTGTCTTCTTCTCGCCTCCCGCTACCTTCGTCTCCAGCTCGATCGCCGCCGCGCCGAGGATGTGTCCCTGCCGGTGATAACGGAAACGGATACCCGGGCGGAGCTCGTGCCAGTGGTCGAAGGCGGCTGACTCGAGCAGCTTGAGGGCGGCGCGGGCGTCGGCCATGCGGAAGAGCGGTAACGCGGGTTTGTGCTTCGAGTATCCCTTCTTATTGGCGTATCGCGCCTCCTCCTCGTTGATATGAGCCGCGTCCGGCAGAAGAACGCCGAGCAGGGCTCGGGTCGGCGGTGTGCAGAAGACCGGACCCTCGAAGCCCTGCCGGCACAGACGGGGCAGATAGCCCGAGTGGTCGATGTGGGCATGGGTCAGAACGACCGCGTCGATGGTGTGCGGTGGGACCGGCAACTTCTTCCAGTTGAGCTGGCGGTACCTGGCCGGGCCCTGGAAGAGTCCGGAGTCGATCAGAATGCGGAAGTTCTTCCATTCCAGCAGATATTTCGATCCCGTCACGCATCGACCCGCCCCGAGCACTGTGATTTTCATGAAACCTCCGTCAGCTATCCTACCGCGACCAACCAGCACCGGTCTCCGATCCCGATTCCTCCTGTCGAGCCGTCGAGCCGTCGAGCCGTAGCACGAGCCCCTTGAATTGCGGATGCAGTCGATGCTGGACGCACGACCGATTTCAACCTAGAATGTCTCCCTACCGAGGAGGTCAGCAATGGCGACAAAGAAGAAAACGGTCGATGAAGCCATCGAAGAGGTTGCGGACAAGGCGACCGGCGGTGGTTTGAACGAGGTCAAGGCATCTCTTGCCAAAGCCCAGGAATCGATGGAGAGCGCCAAGTCCACGATGCAGGTCGCGTTGGGAAAGGCGAAGGACACAGCGGTCTCCGGCGCCGAGCAGACGAAGGTATATCTGGAGGAGGCCAAGCATTACCTCGCCGAAGCGCGGGAGAAGATGGGCGTCCTGGCATCAAAATCTCGCGAGCAGGCGGAGATCCTCTACTCCAAGTCCAAGGACCAGTACGACGTTCTGTCGGTGAAAGCCAAAGACGTGTACGGCAAGGCGAGGACGAAGGTCGCCGAGGTCGACTTCAAGCAAAAGGGCGACGAGGTCGTCGAGTATGTCCGAACCAACCCGGGCAAGGCGATCCTGATAGCGCTCGCCCTCGGGTTCATCGTCGGATATGCCACCCGGCCGCGTGACTGATTGAGCGGGGGTGTGACCAGATGGTAGACATCGAAATCGATGACGAGCGTGACGATCTGATCGACGGTCTGAGTTCGGCGCGGGGAATCGACGCCGACTCGATTCTCGATTCTCTCGTGCCGCAATCCATCGACTGGCGGGAGACCGTCAGCCGTCATCCGTTCGGGTCGGTTGCATGTGTCGGTCTTGTCGGCTACCTGGTCGGTCGAACCAAAGGTGCGACCATCATGGCCGGTGTGACGGCGGCCCTTTCCGCAGGAATCATGCGTCAGCTGTCAGACGTCTTCGAGGGTGATTTCTTCGATTTCTGATCCGGGTCCCGACACTGATCCGGGGTGCTGCCCATGACCCTCGGACGGAGCTTTCTCCTCTGGCTGCTCGGGGTCCTGGTTGTGACTCTGGTGCTGGTCAGTGCGCTCGTCCTGTGGCATGAGCGGCAAATACTCGAGGACGAGCTCCATTCCCGGGCCGAGGTGTTGGGTCAGGTGCTCGCTCTGGCCGCAGCTGAAGGTGGTTCTCCGGAGTACCTGACGGCCGTCTCGATGACCGACGTGAGGGCCGGTGAGGTGCGGGACTCGAATGGCCAGATCTTGTGGCGCTTCGGCCCCTCTCCGGATGAGGCCGAGTCGCTCGACAGCAGCCTGATGCGCGTCGAGCAAAACGTGAAGGTCAGCGGCGGGCTGTGGGGCGACGAGGGTTCGGTCGACGTCGTGCTCATGGTTTCTCGGGCCCGGGTTCGGGCCCACCTGGCTGCTGCCGCTGCGCGCCTGCTCGCCGGTCTCGGAATCGCATTGACGCTGGCGTTGGCTGTCGGGTTGGTCCTGGTCGGCCAAATCGTCCGCCCGTTGAACGAGCTCGGTGAGTGGGTCCGCACATTCGATCCCGACAGACCGGTCGAGCCGATGCAGGGTGGCCCGACGACAGAGGTTCGGGAGCTCGCGCGATCCTTCACAGGCATGGCGGAGCGCCTCTCCGAGCAACGCCGTTCGCTGGTCACCAGCGAACGCCGGTTCCGGGAGCTCTTCCTGGCATCTCCGACTCCGCTCCTCAGGCTCGACGACAGGTTCGGACTGCGTGGAGCGAATCCTGCGGCCGAGCCCTACCTCGGTGGACCGGTTTCGAGGATGGCCAACACGTCGCTCGCCACATTCCTCGAGAAGCCTTCGGCGAACGAGCTGCTGTCAGCCCTCGAAGATGCTGATGAGGCGGGCGACACCGTGCTTGAAGCGGCATGGAAACTGGCGAACGGCGAGTTGGCTGAAGTCGAACTGCACATGGGGTTGGAAACAGGCGATCGGAAGGGTGGCTACCTGGTTGCCATCCACGATCTGACGGACCAGGTGCGTCGAATGGGTGAACGGTGGCGACGGACCTTTGATGCGATGATGGATGGGGTCGCCCTGGTTGACGACGGTGGCTCGATCGTGCTGGCGAACCAGGCTCTCGAACCCCACCAAGAAGCAGTTTCCGCTGACCTGGCGAGTCGGCTTCGCGGCGAGGGGCCGGCGCAGTGGCGGACGTCGAATGGCGGTCGGCTGCTCGACTGCTCGCTGACCTCTCCAGCCGGCCTGGAGCACTCGATTCTGGTGGTCAGGGACGTCACCGAAGCTGTCGATTCGGAAAGCCGCCTTCGCGATGCGGAGAAGATGCAGGCGGTGGGCACGCTCGCCAGCGGGGTGGCGCATGATTTCAACAACCTGCTGGCAGCGATTCTGCTCCACGTCCGCCTGATGCAGCGACGCCCGGAAACGGCGAAGGAGGCGGTGGCTGCGATCGGCGATCTCGCCGAGCAGGGCACCGAGGTCGTGCGCGAGCTGCTGTTCTTTGCCCGCCACCCGAGCTCTCCCCCCGGGACGATCAATCTGGTCGATCTGGTCCGCCAGCAGGAGGGTGTGCTGCGGCATCTCCTGCCCGACGATGTGGATCTGGTCATCGAGCTCGAAGATGAGGCCGTACCGGTAGTGGCCGACCCGGTCGGGCTGCGGCGGTTGCTGGTCAACCTGGTCATCAATGCGCGCGACGCGCTGGAGGAGCGTGGAGGACGGATCACGGTGCGGGTCGAGCACACGGCCGCGCGTGCGGTGCTCGAGGTGGCCGACGACGGAGCGGGCATCCCGTCCGAGGCGCGCGAACACCTCTTCGAGCCGTTCTTCACCCTGCGCCGCCAGGGTCGTGGTTCGGGTCTCGGCCTGGCGGTGGTCTACAGCATCGTGTCGGCACACGATGGCGAGGTGGACGTCCGGACATCACTCGGCGAAGGTGCGCGATTCATCGTTCGCCTGCCGCTGGGAGAGGCCGCCGGACTCGAGCCGCTGGAGGGCCGAGCCGAGAGCCCAGCGCTGAAAGTCTTGTTGATCGAGGCCGACGGCCGATCCGCAGCTGCAAAGATCGAGGTGCTCGCCGGAGCCGACCTCGAGGTCCGCCATGCGCCTTCGTTCGATCAGCTCGCGGATCTGACCGACGGGTGGACGCCGGGCGTCGCGGTGGTGGCCGAGGATGTGTTCGGGGGCGCGAGAAGCGACCTCGGACGTTTGCATATGCCGGTTCTCCTGCTCGGCGAGGCCGAGGGTGTTGTCCTGGATCGCCTGGGACCGCTGGTAGTGAGACTCCCCGCCGATGCATCGTCCGAGGTGGTTCTCGAGACCCTGACCGATCTCGCCGAGTGAGACCCCCCGGCCAGCCGACTCTCGATGCTGGATCCTGGATTCGCCCACCCAACCGATACTGGATACTCGATACTCGACCCACCCGGCTTCGCCCCTTGGGCCTCGCCGTGGCTAGCCCCTTGACAATTCAGCAACGCGATTTATCGATTCGTTGAATCCAGCATCCAGCATCCAGCATCCAGCATCCAGCATCCAGCATCCAGCATCCAGCATCCAGCATCCAGCATCCTCCTCCTCTGATAAGCTTCGGACATGGCATTGAGCTGCGCTGGTGGAGGGCCGAAGTGGAAGCAGTACGTACCATGGCTGGTGCTGGTTGCGTTCTCGATGACCCTCCATCTGTGGAACCTCGGCGAACGCTCGTACCACCACGATGAGGCGATTCATGCCCACGCGGCCCATGTCCTGCTCAAGGACGGCGTTTACCAGTACGATCCGACCTATCACGGACCGCTGCTCTACTATCTGACGGCTGCGACCTTCGTCGTCGCCGGCGACTCGGATTTCACCGCCCGGTTGCCAATCGCTCTCTCGGGCATCGCCATGATCTGGATCGCATGGTCTCTGCGCCGACCGTTCGGCCCCAGGGCCGCGTGGTGGATGGGCCTGCTGGCGTCGATTTCGCCGATCTGGCTCTACTATGGCCGCTTTCTGCGCATGGACATTCTCGAGGCGCTGGTCGCCTCGGCCGCCTTCGTCGCGCTGTGGCGCGCTCTTCGTGGGAGCTCGAGAGCGTGGATCTGGTTTGGTGTCTGGGTGGGTCTGGCGTTTGCCACCAAGGAGAATGCCTTCGTCACCACGGCTCTCGTTGGAGGTGTGCTCGGCCTGATTCTGATTCACAACGGCATCCGCCAGATGTTTCCGCTCACGCTGAAGTGGGTCGCTGATCACCGGTGGCACCTTCTCGGCGCGGTGGCGGCGGCAGTCGTGGTGACCGTGCCCCTCTTTACCGTCGGTTTCCGCCATCCCGGCGACTGGTTCTTCCCGTACAAGGCGATCTCCTACTGGTGGGGCCAGCACAGCATCGAGCGTGTCGCCGGCCCGCCGTGGTACCACCTTCCGCGGTTGGCGCTCTACGAGTTTCTGCCGATCATAGCCGGCCTCGCCTGGGCCGTTCGGCGGGGGCGGAAGATGCGGACCCTGGAGTGGACGTTGCTGCTCTTCGGCCTCGCTTCGATCGGCATGTATGCGTATCTGGGCGAAAAGGTGCCGTGGCTCGGTGTGCACCAGGTGTGGGCGTTCTTCCCACTTGCCGGCATGCAGCTGGCGCGCACCTTCGGGCCGCAGGGTGTCTGGTGGAGCCGGTCGCTGGCGGCCGTCGGACTCGCGGCGACCGTCCTTACCACGATGGTCGCGAACTTCGTGCTCGACGAGATCTCACCGAATCGCGATCGTGTCGAGGCGTTGGTCTATGTCCAGACATCTCCCGAGATCAAGCTGCCGATGAGAGAGGGGCTCGAGCACGCCGCCGCAGGTGCTGATCCCGCGGCTGCGGTTTCGGGTGAGGCCGGCTGGCCGCTCTCCTGGTACTGGCGCAACATCCCGGTCTGGTGGGATGAGCCCAAGACGGGTCAGCGTCCGCCGATCGTCTTCTGCGGTCCGGACGAGCTGCCAACGGTCCTCAAAAGGCTCGGTTCGGGATATGTCAGCGAGCGGATCCCGCTGCGCTCGTGGTGGCTCCCGGAGGACTTCAAGCCTGAAGCGGGTGATATCCTGCGCTATGTCTTCACCCGCCGCCCATGGGGGACCATCGGGTCGACCGACACCGTCGTCCTGCGCCGTACCGAGGAGACCATCGAGGCGACCCGATCGGTGGCAGTGCCTTCGGTTCTCGAAGCCGCCCTGGGCGTCCGGAGCGCGCGAGTCCTGGGCGAGGGATGGATGTTCGAACCGCGCGGCCTCAGCGTGTCCAAGGAGGGTGAGCTGGCGGTCGCGGACTCGGTTCTCAACCAGATCGTCTTCTTCGACCAGGAGCACGCCGTGATCGAGGCCGAGGTGCCGGAATCTCTCAAACAGCCCGAGGCGGTGGCTTGGACGCCCGACGGCGTGCTGGTAATTGCCGACACCTGGAACCACCGTGTGCTCGCGTTCGATCGATCGTCGAACAAGGTCCGGCCGATGCCCGAAGCACCTGGAGGGTGGTACGGCCCCCGCGCGGTGGCTGTCGCCGAAGACGGCACGGTGGCGGTGACCGATACGGGTAACAAGCGCATCGTGCTCATTTCGGGTGGCGGCGGCGGCCCGACGATCGAGACCATCGGCGGCGAGGGCAGCGAGCCCGGCCAGCTGGTCGAGCCGGTCGGCGTGACCTGGCTCGATCGCCGGCGCCTGCTGGTCTGCGACACCGGGAATCGGCGCCTGCAGGTGCTCGATCGGCAGGGAAAACCGATCGAGGTGGTACCTCTCCCCGACGCCTGGGTCGATTTCTACTCGCGCCCCCAGATTCTCGCGTTGACCGAGGAGCGGTGGCTGGTCACCGATGTCCCGGCGAAGAGCCTGTGGCTGGTGGACAAGGGTGTTCCGACCAGGATCGACCTCGGAGGCGACGACATCGTACCGACCGGTCTGGCCCGCGGTGGTGACATCCTCTACGTCTCCGACCTCGGCTCGAAGGTCTGGGCGTTCGAGCTGCCATCTGACGAGTGACCGCGGGTCACTCGTCAGATGGCAGAATTTTGAATTTTGAATTTTGAATTCCCGCCCGATCCCCCAGAGAACGGGAGGGTGGGTGGTAATTCAAAATTCAAAATCGAGAATTCGGAATTTTACGCCCTTGACTCCAGCAGGATTGGGGCCGCATGCTTGAAACGATGAATATCGGGAGACCATCGCTGTCCTGCCGTCGGCGCCGTCGCGAGTGCGGCTTCACAATCTGGGAGATGATGGTCGTCATCTTCATCATCGGCCTCGTCATAGCGATCGGCTACCCGACGATGCGCAGGTCGCTGGTTCGTGCCCGCCTCTTGAGTCAGGCCGACATCCTCAAACGGGCGGTCGCCGTGGCGCGGGCCAACGCGCTCAAGAGCGGCCAGGGCGTCACCGTCCGCTTCCTCGATTCCAACGCCGTCCAGGAAGGTGGCGTGGTGGTTGCCTGGGTCGACGAGAATGGCAACGGAGGCCTCGATGCCCCTTCCGACAAGGTGATTGGCAGATGGCCGATGCGAGAGAAGACCCTTCTCAAACCGGACCCCGCCAACATCCTCTTCAAGCTCGAGGGTGGCGCTCGCGGGGTGATGTTCCTCGGCAACGGGACGGTGATGGCGAACAACAGCGGCAGGGTCGGCGTGGGCCAGGGCGCGATCATCGTCTCGGACCACTACCAGAACGACATCAGGCTCCTGATCCTGGCCGGCACGGGGACCGTGATCCAGGAGATGTGGGATGACAAAGCCGGTGGGTGGTCGAAAGAGCTGCGTCACTGGAAGTTCTGAGCTGTTCAGGTCCTGAACAGCCAGGGAAACGAGAGCCGCCGACCAGCGACGCACCGAGCGATATGAGGGCCTCGAACCAGGAATAGAGCCCACTCTCTGGAAAATGCCGTAATTTCCTGATTGTCAAAGGTTTTTTAAGGTCTGCACTGCACTCTTGACGGTCTCGTGGCAAGAGACGCATGCTAAGAATGATGAAATACCAATCATCCGTCCCGTCGGTTGGTCGAGCCTGGCGTCGCGAGCGCGGGTTCACCCTCCATGAAATCCTCATCGTCGTCACGATCATCGCGATGATGGTGGCGGTCGGGTACCCCCTCCTGTGGCGCTCTCAGGTGCGCGCCAGGCTGCTCAGCGAAGTCAGGATGTTGGAGCAGGCGACCATGGTGGCGCGGGTCAATGCCGTCAAGCACGGCCGCAGGGTCGCCATGCAGATCCTCGAAGACAACGCTCAGCAGCAGGGCGGCGACGTCTTCGCGTGGGTCGATGACAACGAGGACGGGCTGATGACGGCGGGTGAGGACGAGGTCGGACGCTGGACGGTCCAGCAACGATTCTTCATCGGCCCGGACGGCAGCAATCCCTTCTTCAAGCTGGCGTCGTCGGCTGACCCTCGCGGAATCGTCTTCCTGCCGAACGGAACGACGATCGCCAACGCGGCCGGCGCCATCGGTGTCGGGCAGGGAGCAGTCGAGGTCATGGACGAACACCTCAACACCATTCGAATCATGGTGCGCGGTGGTTCGGGAACGGTCACGACCGAGATGTGGAACCCATACGACGATTCATGGTCCGACGAGATCAGGTTCTGGAGGTATTGATGGAGAGGGGCGTGAAACGCGGTTCCCGCGACGAGGGTTTCACCCTGGTCGAAATCCTGCTCATGATCGTGATCCTCAGCTTCGTCGCTCTGGGGATTGCCGGGCTCTTCTCCCACTCGATGATCGTCAACGCCTCCGGCCACGATTACGCGGTGCTCGCGTCGGAGGCGCGGTTCGCGCTCGAGGCCCTGCAGGCGAGATCGTTCGACGACGCAGCGCTCATCCGCACCGCGGGAACGCCGCGCAACTGGCCTCCGGTCAACCCGAATTTCAACATCAGCTACACCGTCGAGGACTACGTGGTCCAGAACTGGACTGACGCAAGCACCGGGTCCGGAGGCTGGAATCTGGCGGCAGGTGCGGTGCCGAACCTCAAGCAGATCTCGATGACCGTCACCTCGACCAACCAAGTGCTGCGTGGCCGACGGGTGCTGACAGTCACCAGCCTCAAGATTCCGGGATGATGACCATGGATTTCAGGCAACAAGGTTTCACGTTGATCGAGATGCTGGTGGTGGTCGCCCTTCTGGCGATGATTATGATCGGCCTGCTGAACCTGCTCGATACCTCGTCCAGGATCTCGGTGGTCGAGACGTCCCTCGCCGATACCCAGGAGAACGTTCGTTTCGCCGCCTACCACATCATGCGCACCGCGCGCATGATGGGCTCGTCGGTGATGCCCTTCGCCGCCAACGTCAGCGGTGTCGACCGCTGGATGGCCGGCGAGCTGACCTCGAACGCCACTGGCGGGACGGCGACCACGCCGTTCGGATCGGTGGCCGCCGTCGAGGGCTCGGACGTCCTGACCATGCGCGGTTTCTTCGAGATCGCGCCCTTCTTCTGTGACCGCACCGATATGGGCTCCGGAGTCATCACGGTTCGCGAGTCGCATGCCGGACAGGTCATCAACGAGAACTTCAACCTGGTCGACGTCGCCGGCCTCGAGGGCCGCGGCGTGCTCTTCATGGGCCGGCTGGATCAGGGCGAGTACGCTGTCGGTCAGATCGACTCGAAGTCAACGATGTCCGGCACCGCGCCCGACCGCACCCTGACCATCGACTTCATGGCGGGCTCCGCGCAGTGGAGCAACCTCAACCCCGCCGGGGTGTCGGTCACGCCCGTCCCCTTCGACGTCTACCGGGTCGGGGTCCTCGAGTCCTACACCTACTACGTCGACCCGGATTTCACGCTCCAGCGCATGCGCGCCAACTCGAGCGCTGGGGGTGCCTCGTCGGAGCCGGTGGCGGTCAACATCGGCAACCTGCAGGTGGCGCTCGGCGTCGACACGAACGATGACAATCAGGTCGACAACTGGATGGCCGCGCCGACGGCCGGCGCAGTCGTCGGCGCCACGGTGATCGGTGCGCGGATCACCGTCCTCGGCCGGACCAGCCGATCGGTCACCGACTGGATCGAACCGCCCGAGACATTCGCGGTCGAGGATTTGGATATCACCAAGGTCGACCGCAGCGCCAAGTGGCGAACCATCGGGGTCGCCGCCGCGTTGCGCAACTATCTCTTCTGACGGAGGCACGATGCGGATCGAAGACACCACCGTCGATATCGGCCGCGATCGCTCGCGCGAGCGCGGCGCGGCGTTGATCATGGCACTGATGGTCTCCCTGGTGCTGGTTTTCCTCGGCATGGGGCTGCTGCTCCAGACCTCGCTCGGCCTGCAGGCAGCGGGCACCGACCGTTGGGTGACCAAGGCCCTGTACGCCGCCGATGCCGGCGCCATGATGCAGATCGAGATGATCCAGCTCGGCGCCATCGGCACACCCGGCTCGTTCATCCTCGAGGATGATCCCAACCTTTCGGGCCTGCTCAAGGGGCAGTTCGCCGTCACCATCTCCGATTTCTGCGAAGCGCAGCCGGCGACCCCGGTGATCGCGAACGGCATCCCATCGTCTTTTCCCGAGTTCCAGACCCGCCACTTCCACCTCCGCTCGGACGCCGAGCGGGCGATCGGCGGCCTGGCCGGACTCACCCGCGCGGGAGTGGAGGCCGACGTTTCGGCCTTCCCCTTCCTGGAAGAACAATTCGTGCCCGTGGACCTGTGTTACTGACCCATCGATCGAGGGGGCTGTCATGAGATTGAGCAAACGAAACATAGCCTGGCTGGCAGTGGCGATGGCCGTGGTGCTGGCCGGCTCTGCGGTGGCCGACGACCGGGACTTCCTGCGCCAGCTGGCGGCGCCGCCGAATTTGATCTTCATCCTCGACACCTCCCGCTCGATGGTCGGCAGCCCGGAGGAACCCGGCTACCAGATGAACTCGCTGGTCGCCTACGGCATGGAGCCGGGTGGGGGTGACGACCCGTACTCGCGCATGGGCATCGCCAAGCGGGTCCTGCGTGAGTTCCTCGCCGACGTCACCCAGGCCAACTACGTGCTCGCCGGCTACGCCCAGGCACCGCCTGCGGACGGCTCGAACCCGATTCCACAAAAGCACTGGGTCTACGAAGGCGTCGGCATCTGGGACTCGTCCCTGGGCGACTATCGGGCCGACCATTTCCATCTGATGGAGACCAAATATGCCTACCGATTCGGCTACGCCGAGACGTTCACCGGAGTTCCCCTCGACAACCCGTCGGACATCCATCAGGCGTCGATGATCGGCTACACCCCGTACTTCGATCCGAATCTCGGCGCGGCCGGGGTTGAGAATCGCTACGGGCCGGTGCGCGCCTTCGACGTCGACCCGCTCCTGCCGTACGATCTGATGCCGGTTTATTTCGGCAGCTGCCTGCTCGACAACAAGGGGGACGCCGATCCGACCAACGACGAGACCATCTGCGGTGACGGCCTCTTCCCCTTCTACGACACCGGGGTGCGCGATGGCCTGGGCAACCTGATTCCGGAGGCCTGGTACTACGGCGACCCCTCGACCAGGCTCTTCCCGAACTGCGTCGGCTGGAAAACTACTTCGGCCGAACAGCCTGACGACGGCTGCCTCACCACCTGGCTGGACAACACCGGCACCGTGTTCGGCTTCGGGGGCAGCCAGGTCGAGTTCAAGCGGCGCGTGCGGCTCGAGATCCCGCCGACCAACCCCAACACCGGCCTCGCCAACCACCCGCTCGGTATTCTCGATCCGGACGGGACGCCGATGACCGGCGACGAGGTGCCGGTCGGCAACGAGCTGGTCAACGACCTGATGGGCGAGGACTACGATCTCGACGGCTCTCCGGACCCCGATTACGACGAGGACAACACCTACGACTGGGTGCTCTACGTCGATGCGGTCGAGCAGGTCGCGATGCGCGTCTGCGGCACCGCCCAAACGCCGACGCCGACCAATACCCCGACGG
It encodes the following:
- a CDS encoding MBL fold metallo-hydrolase, translating into MKITVLGAGRCVTGSKYLLEWKNFRILIDSGLFQGPARYRQLNWKKLPVPPHTIDAVVLTHAHIDHSGYLPRLCRQGFEGPVFCTPPTRALLGVLLPDAAHINEEEARYANKKGYSKHKPALPLFRMADARAALKLLESAAFDHWHELRPGIRFRYHRQGHILGAAAIELETKVAGGEKKTIYFSGDVGRYGIPILHEPQPYPGSDVLFVETTYGDRFHGDEEPRVVLGDEVRAGIDRGGVIIIPAFAIDRTQEILYLLHELMVDGDIPQIPIYLDSPMGIEATALYTRYVAEHDTEMQHFFANHENPIFPPTLQVTPSSAESRKLNSLSGPAIIISASGMVTGGRILHHLKLRLPDEKNTVLFTGYQAEGTKGRRLIEGEEEIKIHGEWIPVKAHISQITGLSAHADAGELILWLGRRQRDPERVVLIHGEYDAQQAFAERLKHEFDWDSEIPELGDTITL
- a CDS encoding PAS domain-containing protein, translated to MTLGRSFLLWLLGVLVVTLVLVSALVLWHERQILEDELHSRAEVLGQVLALAAAEGGSPEYLTAVSMTDVRAGEVRDSNGQILWRFGPSPDEAESLDSSLMRVEQNVKVSGGLWGDEGSVDVVLMVSRARVRAHLAAAAARLLAGLGIALTLALAVGLVLVGQIVRPLNELGEWVRTFDPDRPVEPMQGGPTTEVRELARSFTGMAERLSEQRRSLVTSERRFRELFLASPTPLLRLDDRFGLRGANPAAEPYLGGPVSRMANTSLATFLEKPSANELLSALEDADEAGDTVLEAAWKLANGELAEVELHMGLETGDRKGGYLVAIHDLTDQVRRMGERWRRTFDAMMDGVALVDDGGSIVLANQALEPHQEAVSADLASRLRGEGPAQWRTSNGGRLLDCSLTSPAGLEHSILVVRDVTEAVDSESRLRDAEKMQAVGTLASGVAHDFNNLLAAILLHVRLMQRRPETAKEAVAAIGDLAEQGTEVVRELLFFARHPSSPPGTINLVDLVRQQEGVLRHLLPDDVDLVIELEDEAVPVVADPVGLRRLLVNLVINARDALEERGGRITVRVEHTAARAVLEVADDGAGIPSEAREHLFEPFFTLRRQGRGSGLGLAVVYSIVSAHDGEVDVRTSLGEGARFIVRLPLGEAAGLEPLEGRAESPALKVLLIEADGRSAAAKIEVLAGADLEVRHAPSFDQLADLTDGWTPGVAVVAEDVFGGARSDLGRLHMPVLLLGEAEGVVLDRLGPLVVRLPADASSEVVLETLTDLAE
- a CDS encoding TIGR03663 family protein, whose amino-acid sequence is MALSCAGGGPKWKQYVPWLVLVAFSMTLHLWNLGERSYHHDEAIHAHAAHVLLKDGVYQYDPTYHGPLLYYLTAATFVVAGDSDFTARLPIALSGIAMIWIAWSLRRPFGPRAAWWMGLLASISPIWLYYGRFLRMDILEALVASAAFVALWRALRGSSRAWIWFGVWVGLAFATKENAFVTTALVGGVLGLILIHNGIRQMFPLTLKWVADHRWHLLGAVAAAVVVTVPLFTVGFRHPGDWFFPYKAISYWWGQHSIERVAGPPWYHLPRLALYEFLPIIAGLAWAVRRGRKMRTLEWTLLLFGLASIGMYAYLGEKVPWLGVHQVWAFFPLAGMQLARTFGPQGVWWSRSLAAVGLAATVLTTMVANFVLDEISPNRDRVEALVYVQTSPEIKLPMREGLEHAAAGADPAAAVSGEAGWPLSWYWRNIPVWWDEPKTGQRPPIVFCGPDELPTVLKRLGSGYVSERIPLRSWWLPEDFKPEAGDILRYVFTRRPWGTIGSTDTVVLRRTEETIEATRSVAVPSVLEAALGVRSARVLGEGWMFEPRGLSVSKEGELAVADSVLNQIVFFDQEHAVIEAEVPESLKQPEAVAWTPDGVLVIADTWNHRVLAFDRSSNKVRPMPEAPGGWYGPRAVAVAEDGTVAVTDTGNKRIVLISGGGGGPTIETIGGEGSEPGQLVEPVGVTWLDRRRLLVCDTGNRRLQVLDRQGKPIEVVPLPDAWVDFYSRPQILALTEERWLVTDVPAKSLWLVDKGVPTRIDLGGDDIVPTGLARGGDILYVSDLGSKVWAFELPSDE
- a CDS encoding GspH/FimT family pseudopilin; the protein is MNIGRPSLSCRRRRRECGFTIWEMMVVIFIIGLVIAIGYPTMRRSLVRARLLSQADILKRAVAVARANALKSGQGVTVRFLDSNAVQEGGVVVAWVDENGNGGLDAPSDKVIGRWPMREKTLLKPDPANILFKLEGGARGVMFLGNGTVMANNSGRVGVGQGAIIVSDHYQNDIRLLILAGTGTVIQEMWDDKAGGWSKELRHWKF
- a CDS encoding GspH/FimT family pseudopilin; translation: MKYQSSVPSVGRAWRRERGFTLHEILIVVTIIAMMVAVGYPLLWRSQVRARLLSEVRMLEQATMVARVNAVKHGRRVAMQILEDNAQQQGGDVFAWVDDNEDGLMTAGEDEVGRWTVQQRFFIGPDGSNPFFKLASSADPRGIVFLPNGTTIANAAGAIGVGQGAVEVMDEHLNTIRIMVRGGSGTVTTEMWNPYDDSWSDEIRFWRY
- a CDS encoding type II secretion system GspH family protein translates to MKRGSRDEGFTLVEILLMIVILSFVALGIAGLFSHSMIVNASGHDYAVLASEARFALEALQARSFDDAALIRTAGTPRNWPPVNPNFNISYTVEDYVVQNWTDASTGSGGWNLAAGAVPNLKQISMTVTSTNQVLRGRRVLTVTSLKIPG
- a CDS encoding prepilin-type N-terminal cleavage/methylation domain-containing protein, which translates into the protein MDFRQQGFTLIEMLVVVALLAMIMIGLLNLLDTSSRISVVETSLADTQENVRFAAYHIMRTARMMGSSVMPFAANVSGVDRWMAGELTSNATGGTATTPFGSVAAVEGSDVLTMRGFFEIAPFFCDRTDMGSGVITVRESHAGQVINENFNLVDVAGLEGRGVLFMGRLDQGEYAVGQIDSKSTMSGTAPDRTLTIDFMAGSAQWSNLNPAGVSVTPVPFDVYRVGVLESYTYYVDPDFTLQRMRANSSAGGASSEPVAVNIGNLQVALGVDTNDDNQVDNWMAAPTAGAVVGATVIGARITVLGRTSRSVTDWIEPPETFAVEDLDITKVDRSAKWRTIGVAAALRNYLF